A stretch of DNA from Vulpes lagopus strain Blue_001 chromosome 12, ASM1834538v1, whole genome shotgun sequence:
ATCCGTGCCCCTTCCCTAGGACAGAGGGATGGCTTTGACTCCACTGGCATGTGGGGAGGGCTGCTCCAGtcatcccccttccccccacactGTCCTGGGAACCCTGGACCAGACCGGTGGGACCCCAGCGTAGGAGTGACTCCATCTCCTGCAGACTCTGCCCCACTCTGAGAGGGACCATATGGCTCCTCATATGGAGCACCTGCACCCTTCATACACTCCCGTGCCTCCCCCGTGGCTCCCCGTTGCAAATGAAGACACTGAAGGCCAGAAGGACAAGGCCCTGGGCTGGCTGTTCCCACCGCCACCACCCATGTGCAGACTGACGTGGGGACTGCCCAGCCAGGACACAAGGGTGCTATGTCCAACCAGGGCAGGGAGAGCTGGTCCAGGTGCTCTCCTGGGCCCCCACCTCCTCAAGTGCAGGAGCTGCAGATGATGCCTCTGGCCCCAggcgggggtcgggggggggggcaggggtgtaCTTCTGTTCCTGCCATCGTGGCCCTTCTGTGGTTCCAGGCTGCTTGTGACCTGCAGGGGCAGGCAGGTTGGAGGAGGGGGAACTGCCTCTGTCTTTGGGGGCTTCCCTGCCCCCCCAGAGGCCTCAGGGTGCGGTGCCAGCAGAGCGGCTACACTGGGCCAGGGAATAGCCTCCCCCAGAGGCACGGGGTGAGGAGGGGTCTGCAGACGGGTTTATGGGGCTATGCCTTTGGCTGCAGGCCACCCGGAGGAGAAGGCCGTTGCACCTGCAGACGTGGGCCATGTGTGACTCTAGGGAGCTGCTCCTGCTGTGGTTTCTGGTGCTGACAGTGGGTGGCACTGAGCACATCTTCCGGCCTGGGTGAGTCAGAGCCGTGGGGGGCTTGGGCCTCAAGGTGCCGCCGCGGTGGGGGTGGGCAGCCAGCTGCCCTCAGGGCAACCCCAGGACTCGGGGAGCCAGGGCTGGTCCTGTGGTTTTCACACTTGCTGAGAGTCTTTCCTGTGGTGGCGCCAGGAAGCCCCTTCCTCAGGTTCTTGGCTCCCTTGGTTGCGGGGCTGGGAGGGTCTGGGCGCAGGGCTGGAAGCTGTGGGACTGACTTGCTGGCCTCCCCGCTCTGTAGCCGCAGGGTGTGTGCCATCGGGGCTCCCAGGGGCCCTGAGTCTGAGTCTTTTGTGCAGCGAGTGTACCAGCCCTTCCTCACCACCTGTGATGGTCACCGGGCCTGCAGCACTTACCGGTGAGTGCCCCTCCCCATCTGCCACTCGGCCAcctggggcccaggagggcagTGTGCCCCAAGGTGGGGAGCCCGGGCCCAGCATAGTCACAGGGACTCCCCAGGACCACGTGAGTAGATGGCAGAGGCTGACACCCGCTTTGCACTGGGCGGTCTTAGTAACTACAGGCGTCCTCACCGGGGTGCACTTGTGCTCCCCGCATCTTTGGAGGGTTTGCTCTCCCTGTCTCCTGCCCTCTGCTTTTGGGGTGTTGGCTACGAGTTCTTACATGTTTGAGATGATGGCTGCCTCCCCAGAAACCCGCCTCAGAGCTCCAGTGGGAGCCTCTCCCCAAGAGGCCCCTGATAGTCACAGATGGAGACCCTGGTGCCACAACCCACCCTCCCAACCCCAGCCATTCCCATGGCCTAACCGCCCGTGTGAGGGGGCATGTCTCCTCCGGTCCTGAGCTGTGGAAATATGGTTTAAAGATGTTTTGTTCTCTGTGGGGTTCTCAAAGACCTTCCCGTGGAGTCCCCTCCACTGGCTGAGCAGGtgagggcagggtgggtggggccCAGCTAGGGGCTGGCCGAGAAGGGGCTGTTGGAGCCCGGTTTATGAACACgtctcctccccacctgctcagGGGAGGGGTCGGGAGCACCCTCAGCACCCACGGACTCCTGTGCCCTGGGAGGGAAGGTAGGGTACGCACCGGGCAGACCAGCTGGTGCTGCCGGTGACTCGCTGCCCCCCCGTGCCCCCCAGGACCATCTATAGGACAGCCTACCGCCACAGCCCTGGGCTGGCCTCCCCCCGGCCTCGCTATGCCTGCTGCCCTGGCTGGAAGAGGACCAGCAGGCACCCCACGGCCTGTGGAGCAGGTGAGAGGTGCAGGCTGCCCCAGGGCCCCCAAGACCTGGTGAGGCAGCAGTCCATCCCACCCTCTGGACACTGGGTGGAGCACCTGCCACTTTTGCCTGAGTGGAGTGCCTCCTCACCGTATGGCACCCCTCCCCTGGCTGCCACCCCTGCAAGGCCCTGGGGACCCCTCCTCAGTTTGTGATGGGCCTCCCCCTCAACAGCAATATGCCAGCCACCGTGCCAGAATGGGGGGAGCTGTGTCCAGCCAGGCCGCTGTCACTGCCCTGCAGGATGGCAGGGCAACACCTGCCAGACAGGTGAGGCTGGTTCCCGTCCTCCCTGTGGCCTCTCGCTGGGTGCCTGGGGTGGCCCCCTGATGGGCGGGTGTTGAGGGGGCTCAGCAGCACCCGCCTTCCTGCAGACGTGGACGAGTGCAGTGCTGGAGGGAGCAGCTGTCCCCAGTGCTGCATCAACACCGCCGGGAGTTACTGGTGTCAGTGTCGGGAAGGGCACAACCCATCCACAGATGGTGTGCTCTGCCTGCCTGAGAGGGGGACCCCAAGGGTAGCCCCGAACCCCACAGCAGGTAAACTTCCCGCTTGCCCCTCCCAATCCTTGCTgctgtgcctgggaggggggcCAGAGGGGCATCACCCCGTAGATCTGTGCTGGGCAGTGGGGTCTGCCGGGGACCACAGGCCATTTCCCCCAGGGGAAAGATGGGTGGTGATTCCTTGGGGGCATTGTGGGGAGGGTCGCTGGGGGGGCCTCATCTCAGCCATGAGGGTGGAAGAAAGCCCCTACCCAGGGTcttctctgtgtccctgcctcgGCAGCTGGGAGACACCACGCCTCTGCTGGTGACGGGACATTATTACTTTTGGTACGCGCTGTGACACTTCAAACTCGTACCGTGAGTAATAATGCGCTGTCGGCAGCCTGGCCTCAAGAGTGCGACATGGACCTCAGCTTGGAcagctcagcagggactctggcACCGAGGGGTAGGCAGGGTGGGTGTACCTGCCCAGGGTGCACTGACATGCAGGGCCGCCGCCCTGACATTCCGGCCGGCCTATAATGGGGCGGGGCTCCTGGCAGCTGGGGCTTGGTCTCCCATTGCCAGGGCTGCGCCCCACACTCAGCGGAGGCTGAGGGGCCTCCCCATGGAGGCAAGAAGCCAGCCTGAGGTGTGGGGTACGGGGTGTGGGGACTGACTCAGGGCTGGGATCTCCCCAGGTGTGGACACTGCAGTAGAGGAGGAAGTGCAGAGGCTGCGGTCAAGGGTGGATGTGCTAGAACAGGTGAGGCCCTGTGCTGTCTCCTGGTGTGGATCAGACCCTCAGGGTGGTTGTGGGTTCAGTGAGGGTAGCCCCAGGAAGGAGGTATCCTGGCTACTGACAgcccaggctggggcaggggtagCAAAGAAGAGGGGCCGAGCTTGGCCGTGCACCTGCAGACAGCACAGAGAGCCTGAAGTCGGGTCCAGCCCACCCCTACCTTTGTCCCTGTGGCCTGATGACTCCTTGGAAGCTCTGGCCCTGGGACCCCTTGCCCCAGGCCTTGGGGACCATTGCCAGCTGGACAATGTGGTGTCCATCTGTGCCCAGCACCTGGTTCTCCCGGCACAGAAGCCCCTCTGGTCAACATGCAGGGCCGCGAACGTGGAGCCGGGTCTGGGGGTGGGCACAGCCCTTCCTGGCCTCAGGGCTCCAAGAGCCTGTGCAACAGCAAGGACCCCTTCTGCCCACAGAAGCTGCAGTTGGTCCTGGCCCCGCTGCACAGCATGGCCTCTAGGGCCCTGGAGCACGGGCTCCCAGACCCCAGCAGCCTCCTGACCCACTCCTTCCAGCAGCTGGACCGCATCGACTCCTTGAGTGAGCAGATCTCCTTCCTGGAGGAGCAGCTGGGGTCCTGTGAGTGCCACCCACCCCACAGAGCTGCCAGGACCTGGGCCTGGGGCTAGGAGGCCATAGCCTTCAGGGGAGGTGGTGAGGAGCGGTGGTGACCTCTGACCACACCCCTTCCTCTGTCCATAGGTTCCTGCAAGAAGCAGCCATGACAGGCCTGGCCGGGGTCCCCGCTCTGGCTCCTGAGAGCCTGTGCCCGCTGTGCTGGGTCAGGCAGGAGGGGGACGGCCTGCCAagacagggtgggaggaggggctccACCAGGCCGGCACCCCTGCACCCCGACCGGTGGGTGGACCTGTGGCTGAGGGATGGTACGAGGGTCTCGCTTGCTGGGGTGCATGTCGGGGGCACCTCTGATCTGCGTCAGAATAAAATGAATGTTCAGGAGCTGTGGTGTCCTGGGTGGGTTCTAGAGGGCGATCGAAAGCTGATGGGGGCCACCTGCTGGCTGGTGCAAGGAAGGAGGGGCAGCTGTGGGGCACAGAGGGGAATCCAGCCACAGCAGGAGGCCCCCTCCATGGGGTCTTGGCCCTCTCTCTCCAAAAGGGGTGAGAGCAGGTAGATTCTGGGAGAGACTGACCTCTGGGTGCTAAGGTAGCTCTACCCCCAGCTAGCAGCCAAGAAGCAAATCTTTATCCTCCTCCCTGACTTGCAGCATGCCCGCCCCCATCTAGGTGGatatccccacccccaggaaagTGTACCGCAGGGTGACCAGGGGCCTGGCCCTTGGGGGGGTGCCAGGGACGGAGAGGCTCCCACAGTGCAGCCCCAGCGGGGGCGCGGCAGCCCCGGGCGCTGTGCCACCCACCCGCCCCAAGTGACCACAGCTCACCAGGCACTCGGAGACTTCGTTTATTAAAAAACACGGACGGAGTGCAGTGTCTGGCAGGCTTGctcccaggctccccctgagGTCCAGGTTGCACAAGACTGATGTGTGCCCCTCACCTCCAGAGTCCCACTTCTCCCCAAGGGCCGGGGCTGGCCATGCAGCCTGCAGGCCCAGACTCTGGCCAATCGTCCGGAGGCCCCAGGCCATGTAGTTCATCCCTGCCTCGCCAGCCCCACTGGGCCCCAGGCCTGCTCCCGGGTCCCTGAGGCATGAGGATGGGCTTCTGGGGAAGGCTCCAGACTTTCCTCTGGGGGATGTCAGGACCAGGGACAGGACCTGCATCCGGGGCCCAGAGGAAAGCTGGGGGGCCTTCAGGAGTAGGACACAGTGATGTTCAGCtgtcagggcagggaggaggttcCTCTGTCCCATCTCTagccaggccctgccccagccagCCCTCGGCTACTGGGCTGCCTAGGAGCCCTGCCCCGCAGTGGCCCCATTCTCCTGGGCGATCTTGGATATGCGGAAGAACGTGGTCCTCATGGCCTGGTGGCAGGTGTCCATAAGCTTGGGGACGTCTGCGACTGTGAGGCCGCTGGTGGGGATGGCATCCAGCACCTCCACCCTGATTGTTCCTGTTGGGGGTGAGCTGCATCAGTGCCTGGCCGCCTGACCCAGGCCTGCTGTCCTGGCACCCCTGCAGCCTCCTGTCCCTGCTCCAGTGCCCTTCTGCTCCTCCGCCACCTGCTGGTTTTCTCCATGCAGCCGCCCAAGGCCCAGGCCAGGAACCAAGCCTGGTTCCATTTTGGACACCCTGGTCTCAGGTGTTGGTTTTTAATTGAGAATAATCCTCGTAATCAAACACTTAGCTCCTAAGTCTGCCTTTGGTGGGTTCTGACAGCCACATGCTC
This window harbors:
- the EGFL7 gene encoding epidermal growth factor-like protein 7 isoform X1, producing MGARAKPGPGQDQATRRRRPLHLQTWAMCDSRELLLLWFLVLTVGGTEHIFRPGRRVCAIGAPRGPESESFVQRVYQPFLTTCDGHRACSTYRTIYRTAYRHSPGLASPRPRYACCPGWKRTSRHPTACGAAICQPPCQNGGSCVQPGRCHCPAGWQGNTCQTDVDECSAGGSSCPQCCINTAGSYWCQCREGHNPSTDGVLCLPERGTPRVAPNPTAGVDTAVEEEVQRLRSRVDVLEQKLQLVLAPLHSMASRALEHGLPDPSSLLTHSFQQLDRIDSLSEQISFLEEQLGSCSCKKQP
- the EGFL7 gene encoding epidermal growth factor-like protein 7 isoform X2 — encoded protein: MCDSRELLLLWFLVLTVGGTEHIFRPGRRVCAIGAPRGPESESFVQRVYQPFLTTCDGHRACSTYRTIYRTAYRHSPGLASPRPRYACCPGWKRTSRHPTACGAAICQPPCQNGGSCVQPGRCHCPAGWQGNTCQTDVDECSAGGSSCPQCCINTAGSYWCQCREGHNPSTDGVLCLPERGTPRVAPNPTAGVDTAVEEEVQRLRSRVDVLEQKLQLVLAPLHSMASRALEHGLPDPSSLLTHSFQQLDRIDSLSEQISFLEEQLGSCSCKKQP